The following DNA comes from Streptomyces sp. NBC_00273.
ACCCGCCGACCCGGGCGACCAGCACGCAGGCGTCGTCCTCGCGCTCGCTCTCGCCGAACTCCTCGATCACGATCCGCACGCACTCCTGCGCCGACCGCGCCGCCGAGAACCGTGGCGCGAGCGCCAGCAGCCGCTCGGTCCCGTCCGCCCGGCTGAACTCGATGCTGCGCGGCGTGAGTCCGTCCGTGTGCAGGACCAGCAGGTCGCCCACTTCGAGGTGTTCCTCGGCCTGGCCGTACGAGGCTCCGGAGGTCGCGCCCAGCAGGACGCCCTCCGGCGGAAGCAGGGAGCGTCCCGACCCGTGGCGGAACAGCAGGGGTGCGGGGTGGCCCGCCTGCGCCCAGGAGAGGACCCGGCGCGCGGGATCGTAGCGGCAGCAAACGGCCGAGCCGAGCGCCGGCTGCACGGAGGTCTCCAGGAGCTGGTTGAGCCAGCCCATCAGCGGGCCGGGCTCGATGCCCGCCATGGCCATGCCACGCAGGGCGCCGAGCATCATCGCCATCCCGGAGGTGGCGGTCACCCCGTGGCCGGTCAGGTCGCCGACCGTCAACATCGAGCACCCGTCGGGGAGTTCGAGCGCGTCGTACCAGTCGCCGCCGATCAGTGCGCTGGTCGCGGAGGGCAGGTAGTGCGCGGCCACGTCCAGCGTGCCGGCGCTGCCGTACGGGAACCGCAGGGAGCCGCGCCACGGGGGGAGCACGGCTTCCTGCAGCTCGACCGCCAGCCGGCGTTCGGTCTGCGCGATCTCCCGCTGACGCTGGAGCGAGTCGCGCGACTCGCGTACCGCGCGCTGGCTCCGGCGCAGTTCACTCACGTCCCGCAGGACGGCCCACATCGAGGCCGTACAGCCGTCGGAGTCGAGTACCGGCTCGGCCCTCATGTGTAAGGTCCGGACCCGGCCGTCGGCCCGGACGATGCGGAACTCGCCGTCGATCGGTCTGCCGTCCACGAGGCAGGCGGTGACCCACGCGGTGAGCAGCGGCTGATCCTCGGAGAAGAGGGTCGAGCCCAGTTCGTCGAGGGGGAGCGCGCCGGACTCGGGCGAACGGCCGAAGATCTGGAACAGCTCGTCGGACCAACTGACCTCGTCGGTCAGCAGGTTCCACTCGGCGCTGCCGACCCGGATCTGGGCCTCGGGCCCGGTCTCGGGCGCCGCCTGCGGCTGCTCGACCTCGACGATGTCGGGGGCCGCGGGCAGACCCTCCTTGAGCTGGCCGAGGTGCTCGCGGAGGTCGTCGAGGTGGTGGACGGCGAGATCGCACAGCGCGCGCTGCCAGCGGCCTTGAGCGTCGTCGTCGTCGACGACGGTGTCGCGGCGGACCGCGTCCACTTCCCCGCGCAGCCGCCGGGTCTGCGAGATCAGCGCGTCCACCGACCCGGGCTCGGGCGGCTGCGCGGGACGGTCCGCGAACAGGTGGGACGGCATGAGAACTCCGATACAGGCGCGGCACGGCCAAGTCTGAAGGAAGGACCGGTAACGACTGTTGCACAGGGCGCGACGGCGTGTAAGACGTTTGGCAACATCCGCTACGTTCTTGCTTCTGGTATATGCCGCAGGCCTGCCGCCCCGCTCGTGGCGTGCGAAAGGATCCGGTCAGGCGAACTTCGGGGCGGTACGCGGTGACCAGCCGGTCGGGGTCGTGAAGCCGTGCGAACAGCGGCCGGAATCAGGCCATCCGGTGACCGTCGATCGATCGTACGGCCGAGATGTACGAACCCGCCCGACGGGGGAATCGCGTAAGGAACGGATCAAGGCGGGCCGCCGAGATACCCCCGAAGGAGTGATGTCGCCGCAAATGACGCGGCGTGATCGGGACTTCCCATCACGCTGTCGGGTCGCTACCCTACGTGCCGGTAATAAGCCGGGGGAGGTCTGCGCGGGCGGGCCCGCGCAGCGTGGGGACACACAACGACATGACCGGGCAGGACCACGCCGCGGGGCAGAGCCGCCGTTCCTTCCTCACCTACCTCGTGGCCGCGCCGACCCTGGCCCTGGTCACCCGGGCCGGCGCCGACGCGCTGGCCCCGCAGCCCGCCCACGCCGTGGTGCCCTCCCTCCCGGCCATCGCCGACCTGATCGACCTGGGCGACCTGTTCATCCTGGCCGGGGCGCCCACCTCGGCCCTGTTGGCGCTCGCCGTCGAGGCGGACGGCACCATCCGCTTCCGGCTGCCGCGCGAGGAGGTCGGCCAGGGCCTCACCACCGCCGTGGCCATGCTGGTCGCGGAGGAGCTCGACGCGCCACTGGCCGACGTACGCGTGGAACTGGACGACGCCCGGCCCGAGCTGCTCTTCAACCAGCTCACCGGGTCCTCCAACTCCATCCGCTCCCTCTACGGGCCGGTCCGCCAGTGCGCCGCTACCGCCCGGGCCCGTCTCGTCGCGGCCGCCGCCCACCGCTGGAACCTGTCCCCGGCCGCACTGACCACCTCCGGCGGCACCGTCCGCGCCCCCGACGGCCGCACCGCCGACTACGGCGACCTCGCCGCGGCCGCCGCCGACCCGACACTGATCGTCCTGGGCGCCACCCCCAAGAAGCGGGCCGGGCACACCCTCGTGGGCAAGCCGACCGGCCGCGTCGACGCCCGCGCCATGGTCACCGGCGCCCTGCAGTACACCCTCGACCTCGACGTGCCCGGCGCCAAGCCCTGCGTCGTGCGCCGCCCGCCCACCCTCGGCGGCACGGTCCGTACCGTCACCAACCTCGCAGCCGTCCGGGCCATGCCCGGCGTCCTGCACGTGGTGACCGTCCCGACCGGGGTCGCCGTCGTCGCCGAGACCTTCGGGCAGGCCATCGACGCCAAGACGGCCCTCCAGGTCACCTGGGGGCCCGGACCCGCCGACCAGCTGTCCGACGACCAGATCCGCGCCAAACTGCGCGCCGCCACCCCGCCGTTGCTGGTCCCGCCCCTGCTGACCCCGTACGTCGACGCCGAGTTCGACTTCGCCTTCGTCAGCCACGCCCCGATGGAGACCAACTCCGCCATCGCCGACGTGCGCGAGGACCGGGCCGAGATCTGGTCCGGCCTCAAGTCCCCGATCGTGGCCCGCGAGACCATCGCCGCCGAGCTCGGCCTGCCGTTGTCCAAGGTCACCGTGCACGTGGTCCAAGCCGGCGGCTCCTTCGGCCGGCGACTCTTCTTCGACGCGGCCCTGGAAGCCGCCCGCATCTCCAAGGCCTGCCGCCGCCCGGTCCGGCTCATGTGGACCCGCGTGGACGACACCCGGCACGGCCGGATGCGCCCCGCGACCCACCACAAGATCCGCGCCACCCACCTGCTGGGCGAGGTCCTCAGCTTCGAGCACCGCGTCGCCGCTGCCGAGACCGACTTCCGGCACGGCCTGGGCGAGATCATCACCGCCACCGCGGCCAGCCTGCCGCTCGGCATCGGCAACGCCACCCTCGCCCAGACCCTCTTCCTGACCACGGTGAAGTCCCCGTACCACTTCGGACTCACCACCCAGGCCCTCACCGAGGTGCCCACCGGGATCCCCACCGCCTCCTGGCGCTCGGTCTACTCCGCCAACACGCGCGGAGCCGAGGAGATCGTGGTCGACGAACTCGCCGCCCGGACGGGCCGGGACCCGTACCGGTTCCGGCGCACCTTCCTGAAGACCGACGCCCAGCGCGCCGTACTCGACAAGGTGGCCGCGGAGGGGAACTGGGGACGGCCGATGGAGGCCGGTTGCGCGCAGGGCATCGCCTTCCACGAGGAGTACAAGTCCCGCACCGCGTGCCTCGTCGAGATCGACACCCGGGACCCCGACCACGTCCGCGTCACCAAGGCCGTCATCGCCGTGGACGTGGGCCTGCCGGTCAATCCGCGCGGACTGGAGGCCCAGATGATCGGCGGCCTCACCGACGCGATCTCCACCACCCTGCGCGCCGGGCTGCACCTCGACAAGGGGCTTCCGCTGGAGGGCAGCTACAGCCAGTTCCACTGGGCCAAGCAGCGCGACACCCCCCGCGACGTACGGGTCTTCGTGCTGCCGGCCACCGGCGAGGAGCCGGGTGGCGCGGGCGAGCTCGGCGTGCCCGCCGCCGTCGGTGCGATCGCCAACGCCTGGGCCAGGGCCACCGGTTCCAAGCCGCGCAGCTTCCCCCTCGACTTCGACGTCGACTTCACCCCCTACCCCCGCTAGCCCGAGCCAGGAGTACCCCCGTGCCCTCGCACACCTTCACCGTCAACGGGCGCAGCGTCACCGTGGACGCGCCCGACGACCTGCCCCTGCTGTGGGTGCTCCGCGACATGCTGGGCGTCCGCGGCCCCAAGTACGGCTGCGGGGTGGACGTCTGCAAGGCCTGCACCAGCCACCTGGACGGCGCCGACATCCGCCCCTGCGTGGTGCCCGTCTCCGCGTGCGCCGGCCGGACGGTGACCACCATCGAGGGTCTGGCGAACGGGGACGACCTGCACCCCGTGCAGGAGGCCTGGCTCGAACAGGACGTCGCCCAGTGCGGCTTCTGCCAGCCCGGCCAGATCATGGCCGCCGTCGCCCTGTTGAAGCGCACCAGCGAGCCCACGGACGAGGACATCGACGCCATCGCCAACATCTGTCGCTGCGGCACCTACTTCCGCATCCGGGAGGCCATCCGCAGCGCGGCGCGCAAGATGTGAGGAGTGCCGGTCATGCGATGAGCAGGCGCAGGCCGAGGTCTGCCGAGTCGAGGTCGGCGAGGTGGCCGTTGCGCTCGGCCCACCGACCGGAGTCGAGGTCGTCGCCGAGGCTTCGCACCGCCCGCTGCTCCGCCTCCGGCCCGACCCTGGTCCACACCGACATCGCACGGCGCACGTGATCCTCGAGATACGCCTCCGGCCGGCGCCAGTACGCCTCGAACAGGCCGTCGGCGCAGTCCCACGGGACCGGAACCGACTCGGCGCGGCCGCCGATCGCATCGGCCATCCCGGCGAGCGAGGGGAAACCGGCGAGGACGCCGGCGAACTCGGGCAGGTAGTCGCGGGTGAGCCAGAACCGGTCCTGCCATCCGGGCTCGTCGGTGTCGAACGTGAGCACCACCACGCGGCGGGCCACGCGCCGCATCTCGCGCAGTCCCGCCATCGGGTCCCCCCAGTGGTGAACGGTGGAGACGGCCATCGCGACGTCGAAGGACCGGTCCTCGAACGGCAGGCTCTCCGCGGCGGCGGCCACGCACGGCGCCGAGCCGGCGGGCCGCTGCCTCCGCATGACCGCCGACGGCTCCACCGCGGTCACCTGGCGATCAGCCGGCTCGTACGAGCCGGTGCCGGCCCCCACGTTCAGCACCGTCCGGGCCTCCCCGAGCGCCTCCCGGATCTGGGCGGCGATCCGCGGCTCCGTAGTTCGCGTCGCGGTGTACGCGCCGCCGATCGCCTCGTACAGTCGTGCACCGAGCATTTCCAGTTGCTTCTCGGGTGTCACCTTCAGTCCCTTCGCCCGTGCTTCGAGTTCCTTGTCGATGGCCGTCACCATGGCATCGGCGCGATCGCGCCGCTCCAGCAGCAGGCCGCGCAGTCGGCGCAGGTGCGCGACCGCGTCGGTGGACGGGTCGCCGACCAGTTCGGCAACCTCCCGCAGCCCGAAGCCCAGCCGCCGATAGGCCAGCACCTCGCGGAGCCGCTCCACGTCGTCCGCCGCATAGGCCCGGTACCCGGACGGGGTCCGCGCCGAAGGTCGCACGAGCCCGATCTCGTCGTAGTGGTGCAGCGTGCGGACGCTCACGCCGGCCAACTCGGCCACGCGCCCCACGGTCCAGTGATCTTCCATGAGTCGACTGTGCGGCCTGACGCCACGTGAGGGTCAAGTCCCGGATCGAGGGCCAGGGTGACACAAGCCCCAAAAGGGATGAAGGGTGAATCAAATGCACGATCATGCCTGAATGAGGCGTATCAATGTGAAACGCGTGCTGGTCGGCGAGCCCCTCGACACCGCCCGCCTGGGCGAGACCCTGCTGCCCAAAAGACTCGCCCTGCCGATCTTCTGCAGCGACCCGCTCTCCTCCGTGGCCTACGCCACCGAGGAGATCCTGCTCATCCTCGCCCTCGGCGGCGTCGCACTGCTGCACCTCACCTGGTACGCGGCCGCCGCCATCGTCTTCCTGCTCGTCGTCGTCGTCGCCTCGTACCGGCAGACCTGCCACGCCTACCCGGGCGGGGGCGGCGCCTACGTCGTCAGCTCGGAGAACCTCGGGCAGACCGCCGCGCTCACCGCCGCCAGCGCCCTGCTCGTCGACTACGTGATGACCGTCGCGGTCTCCGTCGTCTCCGGCGTCTCCGCGATCACCTCGGCCGTTCCCTCGCTCAGCGACCACGAAGTGGTCCTGTCCGTCGCCTTCGTGGTGCTGCTGACCCTCATGAACCTGCGCGGCGTACGGGAGTCGGGCCGCGTCTTCGCCATCCCCACCTACGGCTTCGTCCTCGTCATCTACCTCATGTTCGCCGTCGCCGCCGTACGGCTCGGGACCGGCGAGACCATCCGCGCCGAGTCCGCCGCCCTCCCCATCACCCCGGTCGACACCTACACCGGACTCGCCCTGGTGTTCCTCACGATGCGCGCCTTCGCCTCTGGATGCACCGCCCTCACGGGCGTCGAGGCCATCAGCAACGGCGTCCCCGCCTTCCGCAAGCCCAAGGCGGACAACGCGGCGACCACGCTCGCCGCGATGGGCGTGCTCTCCGTGACGATGTTCGTCGGCATCACCGCCCTGGCCATGTCGTACCAGGTGCACGTCGCGGCCGACCCCACCGAACTGGGCCTGCCCCCGGGCACCGCGACCTCCACCGCCCTCGCCCAGATCGGCCGCGCCACCTTCGGCAGCTGGAACTTCCTCTTCTACCTGCTCCAGGCCGTCACCGCGGGCGTCCTGATCCTCGCCGCGAACACCGCCTTCAACGGCTTCCCGATGCTCGCCTCGATCCTGGCCAAGGACCGGTACGCGCCCCGCCAGCTCTTCAACCGAGGCGACCGGCTCGTCTACTCCAACGGTGTCGTGCTCCTCGCACTCGCCGCCATCGCCCTCATCGTGGCCTTCGACGCCGAACTGACCCGCCTGATCCAGCTCTACATCATCGGCGTCTTCGTCTCCTTCACCCTCTCCCAGTCGGGCATGGTCCGGCACTGGCGCAAGGTGCTCGCCTCGCCCGCCACCCCGCGCGAGGAGCGGATCCACATCCACCGCAGGCGCGCCATCAACGCCGTCGGCGCGAGCTTGACGGGCCTGGTCCTCGTCATCGTCCTGCTCACCAAGTTCACCCACGGCGCCTGGCTGGTCGTCATCGCCATGCCGCTGCTCTTCCTCGGCATGAAGGTCGTCCGACGCCACTACGACCAGGTCGCCCGACAGGTCGCCGTCGCCCCCGACGCCACCCCCCGCAAGCCCGCCCGCCACCACGTCCTGGTCCTGGTCGCCGCCGTGCAGGCCCCGACGCTCAAGGCCATCGGCTACGCGCAGGGCCTGCGCCCGGACACCCTGACGGCGGTCACGGTCGCGGCGGACGAGCAGGAGGCGACCCGGCTGCGCGAGGCGTGGAGCGCGCACGACACCGGACTGCCGCTGAAGATCCTGCACTCGCCGTACCGGGAGGTGGTGGGCCCGATCCTGGCCCACGTCGAGGAACTGGCCGCCGGCTCCCGGACGGACATGCTGTCGGTGGTCATCCCCGAGTACGTGGTGGGCCGCTGGTGGGAGCAGCCCCTGCACAACCAGAACGCCCTGCGGCTGAAGGCACGACTGCTGTTCACACCCGGCGTCGCGGTGATCGACGTGCCGTACCTCCTGGAGTCCGCGAGGTCCGCGGATCCGGCGCGGCGGGACGGGTAGCGGGTTCCGTCTCGACGCGCTGCAGCACCGCCGCGTGCGCCAGCGCCAGCTCCACCACCTGTCGGGGGTCGGACAGGGAGCGGCCGGTGAGCTGCTCCAGGCGCCGCAGCCGGTTGGAGACGGTGTTGCGGTGGCAGTACAACCGCTGTGCGGCGTCCGTGGTCGAGCCCTGGCAGGCCAGCCAGGTGCCCAGGGTGGTCAAGAGCGTCCGCCGGTCCTGCGCGGGCAGCGCGAGCACCGGACCGAGCACCACCTGGCGCAGCCGGCCGGCGAGCTCGGCCTCCGCCGCGACCAGCGCCGCCGGCAGCCGTTCGTCCAGCAGCGCGGTGCGCGGGCCCTCGGACCCGGGAGCGGTGCGCAGCGCGAGGGCGGCCAGCCGGTGCGCCCGGGCCACGTCGGCCGGCGCGGCGACGACCGGACCGACCCCGGCGCGCACCCCGAGGGGCGCGAGCAGTTCCCGTACGGACTCCAGCGGATGGTGGCCCAGCTCCACCAGGCCGATCTCCCCGTCGGCGCGGATGCGCCACAGCACGCGCGGCGCGGAGGCGGCTCCGGTGCCCCCGGTCGGGGCACCCGTCCCGGCCGGTACGACCGGTGCGCCGGACGCGTCGGCGGCCAGCACGACCACCGTGAAACGGCCCCGCTCCGGCAGCCCCAACCGTGCGGCGGCCGCTTCCGCGGCCGAGACTTCCGCGGCGGAGACTTCCCCGGCTGCGGCCGACGGCCCGACCCCGCCGTCGAGCAGCACGTCGAGCAGGGCCGCCCGGTGCTCCCGGTCCCGGTCGCCGTGCGCGGCCTCCGCCCGGCGGTACGACTCCGTCACGGCGTCCGTCATCTGGTCCAGTACGTCCCACAATGCGGTCGCGCCGGGTAGCAGCCGGGGCAGCGCCGCCCGGTCGTGCGCGGTCACGGCCTCCGTGAGGCTCTGCCAGAGCAGCCGACCGCCGCGGCGGTAGGTGCGCAGCAGGGAGGTGAGCGGCAGCCCCTGTTCGGCGCGGAGCTCGCCGACGGCCCGGGCGTCGGCGAGCTCCACCGGCAGGCCCCGGGAGCTGCGGAGCAACCCCTCGACGGCCTGGCGGAGGGCGTCGTGGATGCGCTCGCGCAGTTCGGCCCGGCCCAGCAGGGCGGCGTAGGCGGGGTCCTCGGCCAGCGTCCGGTCGGTGAGCCGGTCCGCCGCCACGGCGATCCGGCGGGACAGGTCCTCGCGTATCTCCTCGATGATCCGCTCCATGACGCGCAGCCTGACACGGGGGAGGGGGTGGTGGGGAGGGGCCGGACCGGGGACGTCCGCTACCGTGTGCGAATCACTGCACCTGCAGTGATCACCAGACGCGCCCGCTCCACACCCAGGGACCCGCCCATGCGCCAGAACCCGCAGCGCCGCGCCGCACTGCTCGACGCCGCCATCGAAGTCCTGGCGCGCGAGGGCTCGCGCGGTCTGACCCTGCGCGCGGTTGACGCAGAGGCGGGCGTGCCCACGGGCACCGCCTCGAACTACTTCGCCAACCGCTCCCAGCTACTCGTACAGATCCTGCACCGCACCCGGGAGCGGCTGGTCCCGGACCCGGCGGACCTCGCGGGCCCGCTGGACACCGAGGTCCTGCTCACCCGGCTCCTCGACCGGATGCGGCGCGAACGCAGTGTGCACATCGCCATGCTGGAGCTGCGGCTCGAGGGCACCCGGCGCCCCGAACTCCAGGCGGAGCTCGCGTCCTTCCAGGGCCTGGAGCTGGAGGCCAACATCAGGTGGCACCTGGACGCGGGCCTGCCCGGGGACCGGCAGGGCGTGGTCCTGATGTACCTGGCGATGCTCGGTCTCATCGTGGACGACCTGACCGCCCCCGCCATGCTGGAGGCGCACCCGGCGCACGGGCTCATTCGGACGATGGTCGAGCGCCTCCTCCCGGAGAAGCCCGCGGACTGACTATCGTGCCGGTGAACAAGCACCAGCGGGGTGGGCAAACCGTGGGGAGTGCGGACATGGCGGACACAGCAGAGGGCGTGACGGACGGGATCCGATGGCTGGCCGGCTGGGACCAGTGGTTCGCCGGTCTGACCTTCGCCCGGGGAATAGCCCCCGACGAACTCGCCGCGCGGCTCGGGGCGCTGCCGGGCCTGCACCCCGGGCCGCTGGGCGCGCTCGACGCCTGGAGCATGGTCACCGAGACCGTGGACGGCGACGGCGTGGCCCGGGTCGGCAGGTGGGGCGGCTGGGCCTTCGCCGTCGAACACGGTCAGCCGGCCGGAGCGGAACGGCTGGCCGAGGTCTCCCGGGGCGGCGTGGAGGCCGTCCACCTCGACCCGCAGCGCGACCACCCGCCCAAGCAGTTCGCGTACGCCCGGGACGGCGAGCTGGTGTGCTGCTTCGCCCTCGGCGAGGAATGCTGGCGCGGCGGCCACCGGCCGGACTTCCTGCTCCCGGAGCTGATCGCGGCCGGGATCCTCACCCCGGAGGGC
Coding sequences within:
- a CDS encoding PP2C family protein-serine/threonine phosphatase translates to MPSHLFADRPAQPPEPGSVDALISQTRRLRGEVDAVRRDTVVDDDDAQGRWQRALCDLAVHHLDDLREHLGQLKEGLPAAPDIVEVEQPQAAPETGPEAQIRVGSAEWNLLTDEVSWSDELFQIFGRSPESGALPLDELGSTLFSEDQPLLTAWVTACLVDGRPIDGEFRIVRADGRVRTLHMRAEPVLDSDGCTASMWAVLRDVSELRRSQRAVRESRDSLQRQREIAQTERRLAVELQEAVLPPWRGSLRFPYGSAGTLDVAAHYLPSATSALIGGDWYDALELPDGCSMLTVGDLTGHGVTATSGMAMMLGALRGMAMAGIEPGPLMGWLNQLLETSVQPALGSAVCCRYDPARRVLSWAQAGHPAPLLFRHGSGRSLLPPEGVLLGATSGASYGQAEEHLEVGDLLVLHTDGLTPRSIEFSRADGTERLLALAPRFSAARSAQECVRIVIEEFGESEREDDACVLVARVGG
- a CDS encoding xanthine dehydrogenase family protein molybdopterin-binding subunit, encoding MTGQDHAAGQSRRSFLTYLVAAPTLALVTRAGADALAPQPAHAVVPSLPAIADLIDLGDLFILAGAPTSALLALAVEADGTIRFRLPREEVGQGLTTAVAMLVAEELDAPLADVRVELDDARPELLFNQLTGSSNSIRSLYGPVRQCAATARARLVAAAAHRWNLSPAALTTSGGTVRAPDGRTADYGDLAAAAADPTLIVLGATPKKRAGHTLVGKPTGRVDARAMVTGALQYTLDLDVPGAKPCVVRRPPTLGGTVRTVTNLAAVRAMPGVLHVVTVPTGVAVVAETFGQAIDAKTALQVTWGPGPADQLSDDQIRAKLRAATPPLLVPPLLTPYVDAEFDFAFVSHAPMETNSAIADVREDRAEIWSGLKSPIVARETIAAELGLPLSKVTVHVVQAGGSFGRRLFFDAALEAARISKACRRPVRLMWTRVDDTRHGRMRPATHHKIRATHLLGEVLSFEHRVAAAETDFRHGLGEIITATAASLPLGIGNATLAQTLFLTTVKSPYHFGLTTQALTEVPTGIPTASWRSVYSANTRGAEEIVVDELAARTGRDPYRFRRTFLKTDAQRAVLDKVAAEGNWGRPMEAGCAQGIAFHEEYKSRTACLVEIDTRDPDHVRVTKAVIAVDVGLPVNPRGLEAQMIGGLTDAISTTLRAGLHLDKGLPLEGSYSQFHWAKQRDTPRDVRVFVLPATGEEPGGAGELGVPAAVGAIANAWARATGSKPRSFPLDFDVDFTPYPR
- a CDS encoding (2Fe-2S)-binding protein, which gives rise to MPSHTFTVNGRSVTVDAPDDLPLLWVLRDMLGVRGPKYGCGVDVCKACTSHLDGADIRPCVVPVSACAGRTVTTIEGLANGDDLHPVQEAWLEQDVAQCGFCQPGQIMAAVALLKRTSEPTDEDIDAIANICRCGTYFRIREAIRSAARKM
- a CDS encoding MerR family transcriptional regulator; translation: MEDHWTVGRVAELAGVSVRTLHHYDEIGLVRPSARTPSGYRAYAADDVERLREVLAYRRLGFGLREVAELVGDPSTDAVAHLRRLRGLLLERRDRADAMVTAIDKELEARAKGLKVTPEKQLEMLGARLYEAIGGAYTATRTTEPRIAAQIREALGEARTVLNVGAGTGSYEPADRQVTAVEPSAVMRRQRPAGSAPCVAAAAESLPFEDRSFDVAMAVSTVHHWGDPMAGLREMRRVARRVVVLTFDTDEPGWQDRFWLTRDYLPEFAGVLAGFPSLAGMADAIGGRAESVPVPWDCADGLFEAYWRRPEAYLEDHVRRAMSVWTRVGPEAEQRAVRSLGDDLDSGRWAERNGHLADLDSADLGLRLLIA
- a CDS encoding APC family permease, yielding MRRINVKRVLVGEPLDTARLGETLLPKRLALPIFCSDPLSSVAYATEEILLILALGGVALLHLTWYAAAAIVFLLVVVVASYRQTCHAYPGGGGAYVVSSENLGQTAALTAASALLVDYVMTVAVSVVSGVSAITSAVPSLSDHEVVLSVAFVVLLTLMNLRGVRESGRVFAIPTYGFVLVIYLMFAVAAVRLGTGETIRAESAALPITPVDTYTGLALVFLTMRAFASGCTALTGVEAISNGVPAFRKPKADNAATTLAAMGVLSVTMFVGITALAMSYQVHVAADPTELGLPPGTATSTALAQIGRATFGSWNFLFYLLQAVTAGVLILAANTAFNGFPMLASILAKDRYAPRQLFNRGDRLVYSNGVVLLALAAIALIVAFDAELTRLIQLYIIGVFVSFTLSQSGMVRHWRKVLASPATPREERIHIHRRRAINAVGASLTGLVLVIVLLTKFTHGAWLVVIAMPLLFLGMKVVRRHYDQVARQVAVAPDATPRKPARHHVLVLVAAVQAPTLKAIGYAQGLRPDTLTAVTVAADEQEATRLREAWSAHDTGLPLKILHSPYREVVGPILAHVEELAAGSRTDMLSVVIPEYVVGRWWEQPLHNQNALRLKARLLFTPGVAVIDVPYLLESARSADPARRDG
- a CDS encoding helix-turn-helix domain-containing protein → MERIIEEIREDLSRRIAVAADRLTDRTLAEDPAYAALLGRAELRERIHDALRQAVEGLLRSSRGLPVELADARAVGELRAEQGLPLTSLLRTYRRGGRLLWQSLTEAVTAHDRAALPRLLPGATALWDVLDQMTDAVTESYRRAEAAHGDRDREHRAALLDVLLDGGVGPSAAAGEVSAAEVSAAEAAAARLGLPERGRFTVVVLAADASGAPVVPAGTGAPTGGTGAASAPRVLWRIRADGEIGLVELGHHPLESVRELLAPLGVRAGVGPVVAAPADVARAHRLAALALRTAPGSEGPRTALLDERLPAALVAAEAELAGRLRQVVLGPVLALPAQDRRTLLTTLGTWLACQGSTTDAAQRLYCHRNTVSNRLRRLEQLTGRSLSDPRQVVELALAHAAVLQRVETEPATRPAAPDPRTSRTPGGTARRSPRRRV
- a CDS encoding TetR/AcrR family transcriptional regulator, with protein sequence MRQNPQRRAALLDAAIEVLAREGSRGLTLRAVDAEAGVPTGTASNYFANRSQLLVQILHRTRERLVPDPADLAGPLDTEVLLTRLLDRMRRERSVHIAMLELRLEGTRRPELQAELASFQGLELEANIRWHLDAGLPGDRQGVVLMYLAMLGLIVDDLTAPAMLEAHPAHGLIRTMVERLLPEKPAD
- a CDS encoding DUF6461 domain-containing protein, whose translation is MADTAEGVTDGIRWLAGWDQWFAGLTFARGIAPDELAARLGALPGLHPGPLGALDAWSMVTETVDGDGVARVGRWGGWAFAVEHGQPAGAERLAEVSRGGVEAVHLDPQRDHPPKQFAYARDGELVCCFALGEECWRGGHRPDFLLPELIAAGILTPEGACARPVDEADADRDRHTLAVVERRFGLSLPRHLIADAPLPAYVTCTH